In Humulus lupulus chromosome 7, drHumLupu1.1, whole genome shotgun sequence, the following are encoded in one genomic region:
- the LOC133789220 gene encoding allantoinase-like produces MENWFQWKLFPLLALLASYLLFIYVQSYTKSSQDKCSLLPQQHYWISSKRIVTPQGIISGAVEVKDGKIVSIVTEVEKLWKSELLQIIDYGDAVVMPGLVDVHSHLDDPGRAEWEGFPSGTKAAAAGGLTTLVDMPLNSMPSTVSRDTLKLKLKSAQNRIFVDVGFWGGLVPENAFNPSSLQDLLNAGVLGLKSFMCPSGINDFPMTNASHIKEGLSVLAKYRRPLLVHAEIQKDLETPMELDDGSNDPRSYSTYLKTRPPAMEEEAIKELLTVTKDTRVGGSAEGAHLHIVHLSDSTSSLDLIKEAKRSGDSVTVETCPHYLAFSAEEIPDGDTRFKCAPPIRDAANKERLWQALMEGHIDMLSSDHSPTEPKLKLLDDGNFLRAWGGISSLQFVLPVTWTYGKKYGITLEQLASWWSERPARLAGLELKGSIEVGNFADFVVWEPEVEFELTQDHPIYIKHPGISAYMGRKLYGRVSSTFVRGNLVFKEGTHANSACGVTIAAT; encoded by the exons ATGGAGAACTGGTTTCAATGGAAGCTTTTCCCTCTTCTTGCGCTACTCGCTTCTTATTTGCTCTTTATCTACGTCCAAAGCTATACCAAG AGTTCACAAGACAAATGTAGTTTGCTACCTCAGCAGCATTATTGGATAAGTAGCAAGCGCATTGTGACACCCCAAGGCATTATTTCTGGAGCAG TTGAGGTTAAAGATGGGAAGATTGTGTCCATAGTGACAGAAGTGGAAAAGCTTTGGAAATCAGAACTACTGCAAATAATTGATTATGGAGATGCTGTTGTTATGCCCGGCTTAGTTGATGT GCATTCACATCTTGATGATCCTGGAAGAGCTGAGTGGGAAGGCTTCCCATCAGGGACTAAAGCAGCAGCTGCTG gTGGTCTAACAACATTGGTTGACATGCCTCTAAATAGTATGCCCTCAACTGTGTCTAGAGATACCTTGAAACTTAAG CTTAAATCGGCACAGAACAGAATCTTTGTCGATGTTG GTTTCTGGGGTGGTCTTGTTCCTGAAAATGCATTTAATCCATCTTCTCTTCAAGATCTTTTGAATGCTGGTGTTCTTGGTTTGAAG TCTTTTATGTGTCCTTCAGGGATCAATGATTTTCCCATGACAAATGCTAGTCATATTAAG GAGGGACTATCTGTACTAGCAAAATATAGAAGACCTTTACTTGTACATGCTGAGATTCAGAAAGACCTTGAAACCCCAATGGAACTTGATGATGGCTCTAACGATCCTCGGTCTTATTCGACCTATCTCAAGACTCGACCGCCTGCAAT GGAGGAGGAAGCCATTAAGGAACTCTTGACAGTAACAAAGGACACAAGAGTTGGTGGCTCTGCAGAAGGAGCTCATCTTCACATAGTGCACTTGTCTGATTCAACTTCTTCTTTAGATCTCATTAAG GAAGCCAAACGCAGTGGCGATAGTGTAACGGTTGAGACTTGCCCCCATTACTTAGCTTTCTCAGCAGAAGAGATTCCTGATGGAGATACACGCTTTAAGTGCGCTCCTCCCATTCGTGATGCAGCCAATAAAGAGAGACTATGGCAAGCCTTAATG GAAGGACATATTGACATGTTGAGTTCTGACCATTCGCCTACAGAGCCAAAACTTAAGCTTCTTGATGATGGTAACTTTTTGAGGGCTTGGGGTGGAATATCATCTTTGCAG TTTGTGCTTCCTGTGACATGGACATATGGGAAAAAATATGGAATAACTTTGGAGCAATTAGCTTCATGGTGGAGTGAGAGGCCTGCAAGGCTTGCTGGACTAGAATTGAAG GGATCCATTGAGGTTGGAAACTTTGCAGATTTTGTTGTGTGGGAACCTGAAGTGGAGTTTGAACTCACTCAAGACCATCCTATATACATTAAACATCCT GGAATCTCAGCTTACATGGGAAGAAAGTTGTACGGAAGAGTTTCGTCAACTTTTGTGAGAGGAAACCTTGTCTTCAAAGAGGGGACTCATGCCAATAGTGCTTGTGGTGTTACAATAGCGGCAACATAG
- the LOC133789226 gene encoding UDP-glycosyltransferase 91C1-like, producing the protein MEKKQNSHFKLQLHIAVFPWLAQGHLIPFLQLSKLLAQKGHRISFISTPKNIRRLPDIIPQNLSHLITFVELPLPHVDGLPDGAESTFDLPIHEVPLLKRAYDGLQPCLTQFLENSGQVINWVVHDFACHWLPTVASRLGIKLVFFSTVNATSMSFFGSPSTSASGSRSRPEDFTSVPNWWKEMPYDVAFKLHEMESHWDCMDSDVSDFERGKEVVQGCDIILTRTCPEFEPDSLSLLKTLHEKPILPIGLLPPSEPREYGDERWEAVNQWLASKNGDSVLYIALGSELSLSEEMMHELARGIEKSGLPFIWVINDRPLVEGKLGSHILPSGFETRVSDRGVVWRGWAPQLRILAHPSVAGFLTHCGWSSVIEGLGFGRALVLFPGGSSDMGLVARLLHNTGIGLEIPRDDRNGSFTCDSVAETIRRVMVDEEGEPLRAKSREMRKIFGSVELQNKYSNQFAEFLARETTESSQ; encoded by the coding sequence ATGGAGAAGAAACAAAACAGCCATTTTAAACTTCAACTTCACATAGCAGTATTCCCATGGCTAGCTCAAGGTCACCTAATCCCATTTCTCCAACTCTCCAAGTTGCTAGCTCAAAAGGGTCACCGCATTTCCTTCATTAGCACCCCAAAAAACATCCGTCGTCTCCCAGACATCATCCCCCAAAATCTCTCTCATCTCATAACCTTCGTTGAGCTTCCGCTGCCCCACGTTGATGGCTTACCAGACGGAGCTGAGTCAACCTTCGACTTACCGATTCACGAAGTCCCACTCCTTAAGAGAGCCTACGACGGGCTTCAACCCTGCTTGACTCAGTTTCTGGAAAACTCGGGCCAAGTCATCAACTGGGTCGTGCACGACTTCGCTTGTCACTGGCTGCCTACAGTCGCGAGTCGACTCGGGATCAAGTTAGTTTTCTTTTCCACAGTCAACGCCACATCAATGTCCTTTTTTGGATCACCGTCGACATCGGCGAGCGGTTCTCGGAGCCGACCGGAGGACTTCACGTCGGTCCCTAACTGGTGGAAGGAAATGCCTTACGACGTCGCTTTTAAGTTGCACGAGATGGAGTCTCACTGGGACTGCATGGACTCCGATGTTTCGGATTTTGAGCGAGGTAAAGAGGTGGTTCAGGGCTGCGATATCATACTCACCCGGACTTGCCCCGAGTTCGAACCCGATTCCCTGAGTCTTCTCAAGACTCTTCACGAAAAACCGATTCTTCCCATTGGGTTGTTGCCACCGTCTGAACCAAGAGAATATGGAGACGAGAGATGGGAAGCTGTGAATCAGTGGCTGGCTTCCAAGAACGGTGATTCCGTCCTTTACATTGCGCTCGGTTCGGAGTTGAGTCTGAGTGAAGAAATGATGCACGAGTTAGCTCGTGGAATAGAGAAATCTGGGCTGCCGTTCATTTGGGTGATTAACGATCGCCCATTGGTAGAAGGGAAACTGGGTTCGCACATACTTCCATCTGGGTTCGAAACCCGGGTCTCGGATCGGGGTGTGGTGTGGAGGGGTTGGGCGCCACAACTGAGGATCTTGGCTCATCCTTCGGTGGCCGGGTTCTTGACTCATTGCGGGTGGAGTTCGGTGATCGAGGGACTCGGGTTCGGACGTGCGTTGGTTCTGTTTCCCGGTGGAAGCTCGGACATGGGGTTGGTTGCGAGGCTGTTGCACAACACGGGAATCGGGTTGGAAATTCCCAGAGATGATCGGAACGGGTCGTTTACATGCGACTCGGTGGCTGAGACGATCAGGCGAGTCATGGTAGACGAGGAAGGAGAGCCACTCAGAGCAAAGTCACGTGAAATGAGGAAGATCTTCGGCAGTGTAGAACTGCAGAACAAGTACTCGAACCAGTTCGCTGAGTTTCTTGCAAGAGAGACTACCGAGTCATCCCAGTGA